In Xenorhabdus poinarii G6, the following are encoded in one genomic region:
- the pepQ gene encoding Xaa-Pro dipeptidase, with protein sequence MEKLAPLYREHIKTLQKRAREILARTQLDALLIHSGESLRIFLDDGYYPFKVNAHFKAWVPVTKVPNCWLWIDGVNKPKLWFYSPVDYWHSVEPLPNGYWTDEIAMIHLANAEDISTKLNGLPKQNVAYIGEQAERAKSLGILDHNINSKVVLDYLNYHRSYKTDYELACMREAQKTAVNGHQAAYEAFLSGVSEFEINLFYLMATGHRDTDVPYDNIIALNENAAVLHYNTLRQKTPSEIRSFLIDAGAEYNGYAADITRTYSAKSNNDFASLIKDLNEEQQAIIGTIKVGTRYSDYHLNMHRRIARILKKHDIIHGISEEGVVEKGLTIPFFPHGLGHPLGLQVHDVAGFMQDDSGTHLAAPVTHPYLRCTRILEPRMVLTIEPGIYFIETLLAQWRESEDSQHFDWKKIDMLKSYGGIRIEDNIVIHDGKIENMTRDLQLS encoded by the coding sequence ATGGAAAAGTTGGCACCTCTGTACCGCGAACATATCAAAACCTTGCAAAAACGCGCCCGCGAAATTTTGGCACGGACTCAGCTTGACGCACTGCTTATTCATTCCGGTGAATCATTACGGATTTTTCTTGATGATGGTTATTATCCATTTAAGGTCAATGCACATTTTAAGGCTTGGGTACCTGTCACTAAAGTGCCGAATTGTTGGCTGTGGATTGATGGCGTCAATAAACCTAAGCTTTGGTTCTATTCGCCAGTAGATTACTGGCATAGTGTTGAACCCCTGCCCAATGGCTACTGGACTGATGAAATAGCCATGATTCATTTGGCGAACGCTGAAGATATCAGTACAAAACTGAATGGATTACCAAAACAGAATGTGGCTTATATTGGTGAACAAGCGGAACGTGCCAAATCTTTGGGTATTCTTGATCACAATATCAATTCAAAAGTTGTCCTGGATTATTTGAATTACCATCGTTCATATAAAACAGACTATGAATTAGCGTGTATGCGTGAAGCGCAGAAAACGGCTGTTAACGGCCATCAAGCCGCTTACGAGGCATTTTTGTCTGGCGTCAGTGAATTCGAAATTAATCTGTTTTATCTGATGGCAACCGGCCATCGTGATACCGATGTTCCTTATGATAATATTATCGCCTTAAATGAGAATGCAGCGGTGTTGCATTACAATACATTACGCCAGAAAACTCCCTCTGAAATACGCAGCTTCTTAATTGATGCCGGAGCGGAATATAATGGCTATGCTGCGGATATTACTAGAACTTACTCAGCAAAATCCAATAACGATTTCGCCTCACTGATAAAGGATTTGAACGAAGAACAACAGGCGATAATCGGTACAATTAAAGTAGGAACCCGATATAGCGATTATCATCTTAATATGCATAGACGCATCGCCAGGATACTGAAAAAACATGATATTATTCATGGGATCAGTGAAGAGGGGGTGGTTGAGAAAGGATTGACAATCCCCTTTTTTCCACATGGGCTTGGTCATCCCCTGGGTTTACAGGTACATGACGTTGCCGGGTTTATGCAAGATGATAGCGGAACCCATCTGGCCGCCCCGGTAACGCATCCTTATTTGCGTTGCACCCGTATCTTGGAGCCAAGAATGGTTTTGACCATTGAGCCGGGGATCTATTTCATTGAAACCTTATTAGCTCAGTGGCGTGAAAGCGAAGACAGTCAACATTTCGATTGGAAAAAAATCGACATGTTAAAATCTTATGGTGGTATTCGCATTGAAGATAACATCGTGATTCACGATGGAAAAATTGAAAACATGACCAGAGACTTACAATTATCGTAA
- a CDS encoding IMPACT family protein, translating to MKPYLIPVASVSFTEEIKKSRFITLLEHTSGVDEAKSFIQTIKAQYPDARHHCWAFVAGAPDDSQQLGFSDDGEPTGTAGKPMIAQLIGSGLGEITAVSVRYFGGIKLGTGGLVKAYGNGVQQALKLLQTEYKVPQKLFQLQCEYSHISMVEQLLHQFAGQVIASDYAENVTLQVSLPATLAGEIGDKLRNLSRGALFLTPKSP from the coding sequence ATGAAGCCTTATTTGATCCCGGTGGCTTCAGTCAGCTTTACTGAAGAAATAAAAAAGAGTCGTTTCATTACCCTGCTGGAGCACACCAGTGGGGTGGATGAAGCTAAATCCTTTATCCAGACTATCAAAGCACAATATCCTGATGCGCGGCATCATTGTTGGGCTTTTGTGGCCGGTGCACCAGACGACTCCCAACAGTTAGGGTTTTCTGATGATGGCGAACCCACCGGAACTGCCGGTAAGCCCATGATTGCGCAATTAATAGGGAGTGGTTTGGGAGAAATTACTGCGGTATCTGTTCGCTATTTTGGCGGCATAAAACTTGGGACAGGGGGACTAGTCAAAGCCTATGGTAATGGTGTACAGCAAGCCCTGAAACTGCTGCAAACTGAATATAAAGTACCGCAGAAATTATTTCAGTTACAATGCGAATACTCGCATATTTCAATGGTAGAACAGCTATTACATCAATTCGCTGGACAAGTGATCGCCAGTGATTACGCCGAAAATGTCACATTGCAAGTTTCACTGCCCGCTACCCTTGCAGGGGAAATCGGTGATAAATTGCGGAATTTGAGCCGTGGGGCTCTGTTTTTAACACCAAAATCACCATGA